Proteins encoded within one genomic window of Nitrospirota bacterium:
- a CDS encoding F0F1 ATP synthase subunit epsilon, translating into MAEGKLLLEIVTPQGLVFSEEIDEVTATGSEGEFGVLPGHVPFVTILKIGMLTCKTGNEMKIFFVNGGYAEVGQDKVLILADSAERSDEIDIERAKAAMKRAEERLKKAEEIDFKRAEAAIERAVTRMQIAEVRRMK; encoded by the coding sequence ATGGCTGAGGGAAAGCTTCTTCTTGAGATAGTGACGCCACAGGGTCTCGTCTTCAGCGAAGAGATAGATGAAGTAACGGCGACCGGCAGTGAGGGCGAGTTTGGTGTTCTGCCCGGTCATGTGCCTTTTGTGACGATCCTCAAGATCGGCATGCTCACCTGCAAAACAGGGAATGAGATGAAGATCTTCTTTGTGAACGGGGGATATGCAGAGGTTGGTCAGGACAAGGTACTCATCCTTGCTGACAGTGCTGAACGGTCTGATGAGATCGATATCGAACGCGCAAAGGCAGCCATGAAGAGGGCTGAGGAACGGCTCAAGAAGGCTGAAGAAATAGATTTCAAGAGGGCAGAGGCTGCAATCGAGCGGGCTGTGACCAGGATGCAGATAGCAGAAGTCAGAAGAATGAAATAA
- the atpD gene encoding F0F1 ATP synthase subunit beta, translated as MSNNTGKISQVIGAVVDVEFESHMPDILNAIKVEQKGDVSKGIPDFDLTLEVASHLGDNKVRTIAMQATDGLVRGMAAVDTGLPITVPVGKGALGRILNVVGDPVDKLGPVKSEKRLPIHRPAPDFASQEPVTQVFETGVKVFDLLVPFVRGGKMGMFGGAGVGKTVVIMEMIHNIAMKHGGVSVFAGVGERTREGNDLYGEMKHSGVLEKVSLIYGQMNEPPGARARVALTALTAAEYFRDEGQDVLIFIDNIFRYTLAGAELSALLGRMPSAVGYQPTLGTDMGILQERITTTKKGAITSMQAIYVPADDLTDPAVATAFTHLDGTVVLSRQISELGIYPAVDPLDSTSRILDPKVIGEEHYAVARSVQKILQRYKELQDIIAILGMEELSEDDKLIVSRARKIQRFLSQPFSVAEVFTGRPGKYVKVADTIKGFKAVVDGQYDDVPEQAFYMCGGIEEVEDNARKLGWSR; from the coding sequence ATGAGCAACAATACAGGTAAGATTTCGCAGGTTATCGGCGCTGTCGTGGACGTCGAATTCGAAAGCCATATGCCCGATATCCTGAATGCGATCAAGGTCGAACAGAAGGGTGATGTATCTAAAGGTATCCCTGACTTTGATCTCACGCTTGAGGTTGCTTCGCACCTTGGCGACAACAAGGTCAGAACGATCGCCATGCAGGCGACTGACGGCCTTGTAAGAGGTATGGCAGCAGTGGACACAGGACTGCCGATCACCGTGCCGGTAGGCAAGGGTGCACTCGGAAGGATCCTGAATGTTGTCGGCGACCCTGTTGATAAACTGGGGCCTGTCAAATCTGAGAAAAGGCTTCCTATTCACCGTCCTGCGCCTGATTTTGCATCTCAGGAGCCTGTCACACAGGTGTTCGAGACCGGTGTTAAGGTTTTTGACCTTCTGGTCCCGTTTGTCAGAGGCGGCAAGATGGGTATGTTCGGCGGTGCAGGTGTAGGCAAGACCGTTGTTATCATGGAGATGATCCATAACATCGCCATGAAGCACGGCGGCGTCTCGGTCTTTGCCGGTGTCGGCGAGAGAACCCGTGAAGGCAATGACCTGTATGGCGAAATGAAGCATTCAGGCGTTCTTGAGAAAGTCTCCCTCATCTACGGTCAGATGAACGAGCCGCCCGGAGCAAGAGCACGAGTTGCACTTACTGCGCTGACCGCAGCAGAGTATTTTCGTGATGAGGGCCAGGACGTTCTGATCTTCATCGATAATATCTTCAGATATACGCTTGCCGGCGCTGAGCTTTCAGCGCTTCTTGGAAGAATGCCTTCTGCTGTCGGATATCAGCCGACACTTGGTACTGACATGGGTATCCTTCAGGAGCGTATCACGACCACCAAGAAGGGCGCAATCACCTCCATGCAGGCGATCTACGTTCCTGCTGACGACTTGACCGATCCTGCTGTTGCGACAGCATTTACTCATCTTGACGGAACCGTTGTTCTCTCACGGCAGATCTCAGAACTGGGTATCTATCCGGCTGTTGACCCCCTGGACTCGACATCGCGGATCCTTGATCCCAAGGTTATCGGTGAGGAGCACTATGCGGTAGCACGGAGCGTACAGAAAATTCTTCAAAGGTACAAGGAACTTCAGGACATCATTGCGATCCTTGGTATGGAAGAACTTTCTGAAGACGACAAATTGATAGTCTCACGGGCAAGAAAGATACAGAGATTCCTGAGTCAGCCCTTCAGCGTTGCAGAAGTCTTTACCGGCAGACCAGGAAAATATGTAAAGGTCGCAGATACCATCAAGGGTTTTAAAGCAGTTGTTGACGGACAGTATGACGATGTCCCTGAACAGGCATTCTACATGTGCGGCGGCATTGAAGAAGTTGAAGACAATGCACGGAAGCTGGGCTGGTCGAGGTAA
- the atpG gene encoding ATP synthase F1 subunit gamma produces MATLRDIKRRIKAVQSTSKITKAMKMVAAAKFRKAQQRMFELRPYAERMNTILSGLAGSLEGEVHPLLAVRPRKNIEVFVVTSDRGLCSAFNTNILKAATLHIAELRAEGFNVTISAVGRKAKDYFKRRNVELRNSWTGISGKISYANAQEISADIIESYTNETVDEVIVVYNEFKSVVAQKISISRLLPLAPIAAAEDVLPVFNFIYEPTKEEIFSRLVPKNVEIQIFRALLESQASEEAARMSAMENATKSANEMILKLSLQYNKARQATITKELMDIVGGVEALKG; encoded by the coding sequence ATGGCGACATTACGCGACATAAAAAGACGCATAAAGGCTGTTCAGAGCACCAGCAAGATCACCAAGGCCATGAAGATGGTTGCTGCTGCCAAGTTCAGAAAAGCGCAGCAGAGGATGTTCGAGCTCAGGCCGTATGCTGAGAGGATGAATACCATTCTCTCAGGCCTTGCCGGCAGCCTTGAAGGTGAAGTTCATCCTCTCCTTGCGGTGAGACCGAGAAAGAATATTGAGGTCTTTGTTGTCACAAGCGACCGGGGGCTCTGCAGCGCCTTCAACACCAATATCCTCAAGGCCGCTACATTGCATATCGCCGAACTCAGGGCTGAAGGGTTCAATGTGACGATCAGTGCTGTTGGCAGGAAGGCAAAGGACTATTTCAAGAGAAGGAATGTTGAGCTCAGAAATTCCTGGACCGGCATCTCGGGAAAGATCTCTTATGCCAATGCCCAGGAGATATCGGCCGATATCATCGAAAGCTACACCAATGAGACGGTTGACGAAGTAATTGTAGTATACAACGAGTTCAAGTCAGTGGTCGCTCAGAAGATCTCGATCTCCCGGCTTCTTCCTCTTGCACCTATCGCGGCTGCAGAAGATGTCCTGCCGGTGTTTAACTTCATCTATGAGCCGACAAAAGAAGAGATCTTCAGCCGACTCGTTCCGAAGAATGTTGAGATACAGATATTCAGGGCGCTCCTTGAGTCTCAGGCGTCGGAAGAGGCTGCGAGGATGTCTGCTATGGAGAATGCGACAAAGAGCGCCAATGAGATGATATTGAAACTTTCGCTTCAGTATAACAAGGCACGCCAGGCAACGATTACCAAGGAGCTTATGGACATCGTGGGCGGCGTTGAAGCCCTAAAAGGATAA